In Nitrospira sp., a genomic segment contains:
- a CDS encoding thiamine pyrophosphate-dependent enzyme: MSKERIQISEALYDIMPSDYQDLVKSATYGKDDRGWKDIGTSKELIEQHSLCAGCPESMAFRYILASLPNPEDTVMVGSTGCTSLVFPMVAVHNIHSLFGNQNAIASGLKRALSVRFPGRVKDVVVLAGDGATVDIGLDMTLQAWFRQEKFTTICFDNELYANTGGQESGLMQKGFVAKMAPVGKLFDKVRLPEIARESGCHYVVNCTVSKPSLVEKVIRNAVHIAREIGPTYLQLYTPCILEIGKNSMEGLQEMRDSEKPTERFAYKEYISDPAKQLLAELAAKDKERKAAAKQLAAQAQAN, encoded by the coding sequence ATGAGCAAGGAGCGTATTCAAATATCCGAAGCCCTGTACGACATTATGCCATCGGACTATCAGGACCTCGTGAAGAGCGCGACATACGGCAAGGATGACCGCGGTTGGAAGGACATCGGGACATCGAAGGAGCTGATTGAGCAGCATTCGCTCTGCGCCGGCTGCCCCGAGTCCATGGCCTTCCGTTACATATTGGCCTCTCTCCCCAATCCCGAGGACACGGTTATGGTCGGTTCGACCGGCTGTACCAGTCTGGTATTTCCAATGGTTGCCGTCCATAACATCCACTCGTTGTTTGGAAACCAAAATGCGATCGCATCGGGCCTTAAACGTGCCCTCAGCGTCAGATTCCCAGGCCGTGTAAAAGACGTCGTCGTCCTCGCCGGTGACGGGGCGACGGTCGACATCGGTCTGGATATGACATTGCAGGCCTGGTTCCGACAAGAGAAGTTCACCACCATCTGCTTCGACAACGAGCTCTATGCCAACACCGGCGGACAGGAGAGCGGGCTTATGCAGAAAGGCTTTGTCGCAAAGATGGCGCCGGTCGGGAAGTTATTCGATAAGGTACGACTGCCGGAGATCGCCCGTGAGTCCGGCTGTCACTATGTGGTGAACTGCACGGTCAGCAAACCATCCCTGGTCGAGAAGGTTATCCGCAACGCCGTGCACATAGCCCGAGAAATCGGCCCGACCTATCTCCAGCTCTACACTCCATGCATTCTCGAAATCGGCAAGAACAGCATGGAAGGCTTGCAAGAAATGCGTGACTCTGAGAAGCCGACCGAGCGGTTCGCGTATAAGGAATACATCAGCGATCCGGCGAAGCAACTGTTGGCCGAATTGGCCGCCAAGGATAAAGAACGGAAGGCAGCCGCTAAGCAGTTGGCCGCACAGGCACAAGCCAATTAG
- a CDS encoding 2-oxoacid:acceptor oxidoreductase family protein, translating into MIKKRLNIRMSGLGGQGAVTAAHVMAMAANRDGKFSISNPFFGAEKRMAPAESYCRIGIERIYDRGELVFPDVIQVFHPQVITMGKSYTMPFYSGIKEGGVVIINSDVPLLSEEDIQRLKDLNVAVFYIPGTQIAIEIAGTELSTNMTMIGSVAGITKCVSMEALDGALQERFGKKFVASGGTASLDEAIKKKFAKKEMLLAKNLATVKRAYDIASEWAEKNKIELRVGTPAVAA; encoded by the coding sequence ATGATCAAGAAGCGACTTAATATCCGGATGTCAGGTTTAGGCGGACAAGGTGCCGTCACCGCCGCTCACGTCATGGCCATGGCCGCCAATAGGGATGGAAAGTTCTCCATTTCGAACCCATTTTTTGGTGCCGAGAAACGCATGGCTCCGGCAGAGAGCTATTGCCGGATCGGAATCGAACGAATCTACGATCGAGGGGAACTCGTGTTTCCGGATGTGATCCAGGTGTTCCATCCTCAGGTCATTACAATGGGTAAAAGTTACACCATGCCGTTCTATTCAGGCATCAAAGAAGGCGGCGTGGTCATCATCAACTCCGATGTTCCACTGCTTTCCGAAGAGGATATCCAGCGTCTTAAAGATTTGAACGTTGCCGTGTTCTATATTCCCGGCACACAGATCGCGATCGAAATAGCCGGAACGGAGTTGTCGACTAACATGACCATGATCGGTTCCGTCGCCGGTATCACCAAGTGCGTATCGATGGAAGCTCTAGATGGCGCGCTCCAGGAACGATTCGGCAAGAAGTTCGTCGCCTCGGGCGGCACCGCCTCGCTGGACGAAGCCATCAAGAAAAAGTTTGCAAAGAAGGAAATGCTTCTGGCAAAGAATTTGGCAACCGTCAAGCGTGCATACGATATCGCCAGTGAGTGGGCGGAAAAGAACAAGATCGAATTGCGGGTCGGCACTCCGGCCGTCGCTGCGTAA
- a CDS encoding pyruvate ferredoxin oxidoreductase, with the protein MYNVAQVIDEKCTAKKGCRLCIMYCPEANCLDLNTSKMVAEVFIDRCKGCELCVVVCNAAKHEAIVMQAVSASGQLMSKKGESAALGQAYQG; encoded by the coding sequence ATGTATAATGTCGCACAAGTCATCGATGAGAAATGCACGGCCAAGAAAGGTTGCCGGCTGTGCATCATGTACTGTCCTGAGGCTAATTGTTTGGACTTGAACACGAGCAAGATGGTAGCTGAGGTGTTCATCGACCGCTGCAAAGGCTGCGAACTATGTGTGGTCGTCTGCAACGCCGCCAAGCACGAAGCGATCGTGATGCAAGCTGTCAGCGCCAGCGGTCAGCTCATGTCGAAAAAGGGAGAATCCGCAGCTTTGGGGCAAGCCTATCAAGGTTGA